The window CTGAAAGTTGCTGCAGAAGGAAAGTGTTCTTACCAGGAAGTACCCCAGGGTCATCATCAGGGATGGTTTCTGATGCATGGTCATGGAGAGGAAGAAGCATGAAGAGGACCAGCACGAAGACGCCGATGGAGAGGAACAGCACAAGGACACACTTGGCATCGACAGCCCCGCCAATCGTGGCGGCGTACCGGCGGACGGCGGAGCcgtggccggccgccggcgcagtGCTGTGCACCGCTTGCTCGGCGTCACCGGCCTTGCCCATGGTGAGCGCATCTGCCACTGGTTTTTCTCAGGCTCGCCAGCGTAGAAATCATCAGAGCTGAGGGCATCTGCGGCTGCGTGGCGTCGAGGAGCAGCTGGAAAGCTGGAGATggtgctcgccgtcgtcgcaacGGCGACGCGGACATGGTGATATCATCAAGAGCTTGAGAGTTATCAGAATACTAGAATAGGGATGGATACGTGTTAGGACTTGGGAATTTTGGGATGTGAATGCTTAAGTCGTTAACAGCTTAGGCCGGCTGTCATTGGTTTTCTGGTTTAGTTTAAGAACGTATGAAAATTTTAATAGCAAGTTAGCCAGCTTatgccctctttgtttaggcttataagccaacttataagtcgaaaagtctaagccaaaacaaacaagcagctttttcatttggcttttttaaaccataagccactctaacactattaagccaaaaactaggttggagaagctttttttttggcttatatgagatagatgtataACTCTACcattaaacttaggacattaaatccactggcttataaatcatataagccaataagctgacttaaaagtctaggccaatCAGTCTAAAGTCTAAATAAAGAGGGCCTTAGCCTCTTTCTGTGATCAGATTTCTGACGATGTTGCTCCGGTTGTTTTGACTTTGCATCATTGTGCGTGATTCATCCGTTAACGTGTATTTGTCCCATACAGAAACTGTAGGTTCAGGACAAAGACATGCTAGATAATTGGCCTTCTCATATCGGTGTTTCCATCTAAGCCGGTTTACTGGTACAAGGATCGGACCATACTATGACACTTACATGACATCTGTAATAGCTAAAGCAAATGGAAGAAAAACCACCGCCCACTACCACATAAGCCACAATTTTTGCATCCCATTATAAGACGATGAATTTCTTGTAATCTATGTCCTGAAGGCATCAAATATTCCAGGGAGATTTAAGTTATCACCTATTTGCAATCATAATGCACAACACATCTAAACTGAACCATGGTTAAATTACATAAAGTACAAGCAGCTCCTCGCTAGCGTGAAGTTCGAACTAACATGACAAAACTGTTTTCCCCAATGTAACAACATTTGCAATTTTGGAGTCACGGTACAGCTCAAGCGAGCTAACCTAGATGAGCTTCTTCTTCTGGAAGTACCCTTGAAGGTGCCACAATTGCAAAATTGAAACCACAATGCAGACGCTTAGTGACAAAATACTGAACCAGGCTACCCTAGCGTTTGTTTTCTCGCTCACTGTTCGCATCTCTGCTTCCCTGTATgaacaaatcaaataaatcatTAGATTTGCCGCTAATTTAAAATCCTGTAGGGCGGTAATAAATGTCTTCAAGTTCACATAATCTCATATAACACTATGATTTCTTAACCATATAAGGGCAATGACTGGGTTCAATCGCAACAGATCTTGAAATATAAAGTTTCTCAAAGTAGAAAGCAGATCTGGACTGCAGATCGTAAGTTTTGTAAACAATGCTCGCTCTTTGTGGTTGAATGTATCTAGTGCTGAGAATTGAAGACAATATGATTGTTTCATTACCACTTCCAAGTTCCATTGGCAATCTACTGAACCCTCTATTAGTACCACCAATATTCGTTTTAAAGCCTCAACCACAGTAAGTCAATCATGTGGAAGTAAAACTTACCTTGCTTTGAGATATATCATGTTCTGATGGATGGATTGTACTGCCACTTCAAGTTTTCTAAGCTCTAGTTCTACACCCTACAAAAGGAATTAGATTGCAGCAATTAGAGAAGCAGTGAATTAAACTGGACATCAGTGAAATATGGTCATATGGACCGTCAGCAGTTTGGCTAAGCCTACTCCTACCTCAATTTTTTCCTTCTTAGCGATAACATCCCAATCCTTTGCTGCAATTCCAATCTTCCAATCAAGATTAATAGATATTCCTGACCCTTTCTCTGCGCTATCTATCCAGAAGCATGCAAGATAGTTTCCTGCTTCTGAAGTTGTGAATGCGAACTGACCAACCGTAGCATTTTCATTGTGATGTAAGGTGTTCCCATATGGTGATGTAACCTGCACCAAGCATAAGCATTTGCAGAACTATAACAGCACAAGTAGATAGTAATTCATTCAACAAATCATGTAAAAGCAAATTGCTAAGCTTCTCGAAGAAATGCTAAGCTTGAGAGGATTGGAGTAGCATCGTTTACTCCATTAGTGGACTGCAGTAACTGCAGATTGATACTcgcacagtaaaaaaaaaaaaccatattctTGATTCGAAAGCtgcgaaaagaaaaaacataaggACTGTTCAAAATGGAGCAAACACAAATAGTATGCTTAGTGTCTAATCTAGCCAGTACTAATTCATGGATGAAAATAGATCTCCTAATGAATTAATATTATACTTCACATAAATAAAATTACAATCAGTGGACATAAATTGGAGTAAAGACTAAAGAAACTAGTATATAGCGAGTTGCATGGCCATTTAACCCTAGTAACCCTTACAATCTACTCCATCCATTTGCCTTGGAATTGGAAATTTTAGTCCCATGAAGTTCCTCTTGTGCATTTTCAAGGAAAATAATATTAAGAAAGAGTTGAGATATCACCTGCTCACTTAAGTGGGTTCTACaattaataatttatatgaCATTACCATTATCTCACCTAAGTCTATCTACTTATTCAATCTTATACGGCACTCGCAATTTATCAACCATATGTCTACACGTTAGTCTATTTATTCAGTATGTCCCCTTGTTTGTTCGAACGCAAAAAGCATGGCAACACACTGTCATATTCATGCAAATGATTCCGAATAAAAAGATACACATATGGTACCAAGTCATTACAGTATTAATTTCACATCACATAATAACATGATTGCATCGTTGTCTTCTCATTATTTCGCATCGATGCGATTCTTATTGATCACCTTTTACTTCCCACAACCCATGGAGTTTCTTACAGAAGTCGCTAGAAAAGCAAGTGTGTGATTCTGTAAGATGAATCACCTTGTATTCTGTTACGAGTGACATCCTGGACAGAAACCACCGCAATTTAGACAGAAGGAATCGACGCGGTTTGTGGATCATATGTAAGCATACCCTGCGTCATCAATGCGAATCATACCAATCCACTTGACGCATCAGCCAGTTATTCTAGAATACTATCATCATCATTCCCTGCGATGCAAATGGAATCTAGACAGAGCACTAGATCCTAGAGAACAACAAATTCCTAGCAGGTTACACAAAGAATATATGATTCCAAGTTTCAGCTCCCATCGCAATCCGGTGAACACTAGGCACAAACTTTTTCTGTCTTTCGCGAGCACAGCTGCACCAATAACACATAATCCCTCGCACTCAAGGACTCAACCAGTTCAACGATTATTCCAGCACAATATAATGTGCGCTAAGCATCTCTAAACCCGCAGCAAAACCAAAAACTTCACGCCACCGCTCCGTTTCACGGAATAATCATCCATCTATCGTTCTACCATGGAGTTGACCTAATTCGTCCaaaactaccgcaacctagaTCGGAGCCCATCCAAAAATTCCAAAACAACGGAAGCGCCTCACTGCATCATAGAATCCGAAGCGAGAGACGGCTAGAAATGTGGGGAATTACCTTGACGGCGATGGTGGGGTGGGAGGAGGGGTGGGACTCGTACATGAGGGCGTAGTCGGCGAGCACCACCACGTTGGACTGGATCTCCTCGGACACGCACTTGGTCCCCGACTGCGGCAAGTCCAGCCACACCGCCTCCGCGCAGAGGAGGAGGCACGCGGCCGCTATCACCGCGGCCGCGACAGCGAGGGTTAGCGCCGGAGAtgtagccgccaccgccgccatcccccGACGACCTTGGGATCTCCGCCGCCTTGCGGGGAGGGGGAGCTGGAGCAGTGGCGGAGTGGGAGAGAGCGTGAGGAAGGCGACGGCTTGAGGGACtattttgaaattatttactTCTGTTTAGGGGTGCCCGTGAGGTGGGCTTTGTCGGGTGGTATTTGGATTTAGGGACTTAAActttagggcacccacaatggttatctataagctatctacaagagatccatgtcagcatatttttctacttggaagatattaaatgaagagagagagcaaagctatctactagcttagagatagtctatagagaaaaacgaagcaatgcatgagagagctatagatacctatgtagacatactattgaggtggtttactattaatctagtctattgctgagatgtacatgttttatagagagcaccctactttaccattgcgggtgctcttagtctctgtatttaaacactaatttagagtattaaatatagactacttacgtacataaatgaaagctaatttatctgacaaattttttaagcctaattaatccataattagagaatgtttattgtagtatcacataggctaatcatggattaattaggctcaacagattcgtctcgcgaattagtttaAGATTATgtatgggttttattaatagactATGTTTAacatttataattagtgtccaaacatccgatgtaatagggacttaaaagttttagtcccatctaaacagggtctgaCAGTACTACTCACTACTGTAGTGTACTACTGTGGTGGGTCTATGGTAAGTGGGACCGGTTCTTCCATGGTGAAGACAaatgaaatactccctccgtaaaaaaacgAATTTAGGACTAAATATGACACATTATAATACAACGAATAGAGATATATCCAGTACTAGCTTGTTTTTTAGATGGATGGAGTAAGGTTGAGTTTCAGCGGCTGCAGATTCTCACACAGTGGTTGTTCTCTTTGGTTGTCATTTTTAGCCTTATTAAagtttgatactccctccatttcaggttataagacttataggttaacatctatataaatgtgggcaatagtagaaagtcttataatatgaaatggatagAGTAATGTTAAATTTTGGTATATTTTAGCATTATCGAAAAAGAATAGCGTTAGATATATTTGGTGCCTTGTCAAATATTGATGATGTTTTTATGAGAGGAAACATCTagaattatcaaattttggtggAGTGATAATggtaaggttgtgtttagtttactatcctattaaaatttggtaGGGTAAAATGACAAgcaagtaaacatgcatttaacTTAGAATCTAGACAATGAGATAGTAGAAGCTATCTTTGTCCCACAAAAAGAAACTCATGCGTTCAAATCTAGATATAGCCTACCTTTAAATGGTTTTTTTACGAAACTGGAGAGTAGGAATTGACAAACTTATATTTTCTAAATTCTTATAAACCAGCTTCGCATCGGCTCTCTAAATAAGCCTGGGAATTCTATCGTCACACCTCGTCATACCAGTAAATATTGGTGCGTTACAATAGGCATTgtaaaaatattgaaatttacAGGAATTATACTTTTTTCCTACAGAAAACTATATAATTTCTCTCGAATTATCACAGACTTATAGGTTCTAGACTCCACAGTCACACTGTACTGTGAACTAACTTATATCATCGCACAAACTAATAGAACACGTACTACGCGCACACTTTGATTCAGTTGTACACACACACTAACTTTAGTTAATAAAGATAAACAAATTGTCATTAATAAGACAATGAACGAGCACTAAAAGATACGGCAGAATTTGGTTCATATCCCCTGCTCTTTACCGTAAAGAAATCCCAAATATCTCCCGTGATCCCGgggatttttttaattagtgcTGATGTTAGTGACTACCGATCGATCTGCCATTTCCATCATATGGTATATGCGACGCACGCACGTCAGCATGCGTGTACACCCAACACGGCCTGTCGCTCATCTACAAAATGATCATCTTACGTCGTCATGTCGATCCGGCCCCAATGCAGCTCATATCCATATGATGTCCAATCAAAATCCAAATTAGTTATTCTCTGTTTTTTCAGACAATTAGCAAGAGATAGCTAAACTATCTGCTCCTAGCTAGGTAGCTAGGTTTACGTGTTTGATTCCATAGAGATAATTAAGATAAGATTGATGAAGAAGTTGAGTACAGAAGGTGACTGTTTAAAGGGGCCAATCCAAACCAGTTGAACTATGTCTAGCTAGGATTTCACCAGTTTCAGAGGACATGTTCTGTTCCTATATACCAGAGATAGCAATAGTCAGTCACTCACTGTGCAAAAGTAGAGATGAGAAGAGAATGTTTAGGCCTGTTGATCTATTGTTAAATCAATCGATGTCATTCAGCACCTAATGACTTTGATTAGAAAATGTCATTCAGTACCAAAGCCAAACATATTAAAGCTAGCTAAAACGGCAGGCAGAGATCACGACATGCACAGATCAATCAATGCATGCCGTTGCATCGATCAAAGCTATACCAGCTTGCATGTACATTTGGATTCCATTTCGAGTCAATTAATTAGTCGCAAAAAGCCTGTAATTAGTGGAGACACACGCCAAGAGCAAATAACGGAGATGGCAGTATAGCAGATTAGCAGTACTGTCTCGTTGACAACACATGCATTAAGCAAAGGCATTTGCACTATAGTTAATTGACAAGTAAATTAATTGCAGCTCCGGCCACGTAAGACAGCAGAGCTAGAGAGAATAATATGTGATTCATTACTTAAGCAAGCACTTCCGGACACGTCCTGGCCTTATCCATTACATTGCATTATGTGAAAATTTTAATACCTCACAAGAATTCTTAGGAGAAatcaagaaggaaaagaagaagaagaagaagacgacgaagaagaagaaatcgTGTCAcgctctcgatcgatcgatggtcGATCGAACCACAACTAGCTTACAATGGACTGCCGAGGATGACGGACTGCTGCTGCATGTGCTTAGGCTAGTAGTGCccgttcgccgccggcggcgtctcGACGTCGTAGACATGGCCGCCGTTGCCGTGCTTGCTGCCGTGGCCGTTGGGCACCGCCGTCAAtggcagctcgccgccgcccttgttgctgcccgccgccgccgcgccggcgtctGTCTGCTCGACTTTGTCGGCGCCCTTGCCCCAGATCAGCGCGTACAGCCCTATCACGATGATCACCGCGCCGATCACGctgcaataattaattaacaaacaaacaaacaaatcaattaattaattaaccaatcgaccgttaattaattattcactCTAATCATGATTAATTACTATATATAGTATAATGGGGTCGTGTACGAGGTAGAGTAGTACCTTCCAAGGTTGATTTCTTCCTTGAGAAT of the Oryza sativa Japonica Group chromosome 2, ASM3414082v1 genome contains:
- the LOC4330850 gene encoding transmembrane emp24 domain-containing protein p24delta3, whose product is MAAVAATSPALTLAVAAAVIAAACLLLCAEAVWLDLPQSGTKCVSEEIQSNVVVLADYALMYESHPSSHPTIAVKVTSPYGNTLHHNENATVGQFAFTTSEAGNYLACFWIDSAEKGSGISINLDWKIGIAAKDWDVIAKKEKIEGVELELRKLEVAVQSIHQNMIYLKAREAEMRTVSEKTNARVAWFSILSLSVCIVVSILQLWHLQGYFQKKKLI